GAATATTACAAGGAAAACGAGGGTACTCTGGAAAAGCTTTCCTTGGCTATAAGTGAAAAAAGATATGAGGATGCTACCCAGATTGTCCATAAGATTAAGGGCAGTTCAGGCAGTATAGGTGCCAGAGTGCTTTATGATGCTTCAGTAAAATTACAAAAAGCACTTAAGGAAGAAAAAGAAGAAGAAATATTGCCCCTGGAGGAAAAGTTCTCTGATTTGTTGAAAAAACTGTTTGAAGAAATAAAGGAATTTAAGGGTTAAAAAGGCTGTCCGGTAAAAGCATGTTCTATAATTAGGAGGATTTATGATGTCAATAAAAATATTAATTGCTGAGGATTCAGCATCAGACCGTTTGATCATTAGAAAGATGTTAAGCGAGTATTATATCCTGATTGCCTGTGATGGTTTAGAAGCCATGCAGCTAATACAGGAGCACAAAGATATTGATTTACTGATCCTGGATTTGAACATGCCCAAAATGGACGGCTTTGAAGTTTTATCAGAGTTAAAAACTGATAACAGATATAAAAAAATACGTACCATTATATTAACAAACTATGATGAGCTGGAAAATGAAATTAAAGGTTTGAGGTTTGGTGCAGTTGATTATGTGAGGAAACCTATCCAAATGGAATCCTTAAAAGCCAGAATAGATGTTCATGTTGAATTGATTAAGGCTCAGCAGGCACTTGAATATAAAATACATGAACAGGGA
The DNA window shown above is from Atribacterota bacterium and carries:
- a CDS encoding Hpt domain-containing protein; translated protein: MYVLDKSAGLKNMAGDLELYQEVLHEYYKENEGTLEKLSLAISEKRYEDATQIVHKIKGSSGSIGARVLYDASVKLQKALKEEKEEEILPLEEKFSDLLKKLFEEIKEFKG